The following are encoded together in the Kribbella sp. CA-293567 genome:
- a CDS encoding SDR family NAD(P)-dependent oxidoreductase, with protein sequence MDIDLTGRRALVSGSSQGIGLAIAVELARSGASVVVNGRGREKTEQAAGEVRREVPGADVTAVAADLASGDGAEELFAEVGDLDILVNNLGIFGAKPVLEIDDDEWRRYFEVNVLSAVRLIRHYLPGMMERGFGRVMNIASDSAVVTPLEMVHYGVTKTALLAVTRGFAKAAAGTGVTVNSVMAGPTHTPGVEEFVGELVGDDLPWDEAQRQFMKEHRPYSLIQRLIEPPEIGNMVVYLSSGLASATTGGAIRVDGGYIDSILP encoded by the coding sequence ATGGACATCGATCTGACCGGGCGACGGGCATTGGTATCGGGTTCCAGCCAAGGGATCGGGCTGGCGATCGCAGTCGAGTTGGCGCGGTCGGGCGCTTCGGTGGTGGTGAACGGGCGTGGCCGGGAGAAGACCGAGCAAGCCGCGGGCGAGGTACGGCGGGAGGTTCCGGGCGCGGACGTGACCGCCGTGGCGGCCGATCTGGCCTCGGGTGACGGCGCTGAGGAGCTGTTCGCCGAGGTGGGCGACCTCGACATCCTGGTTAACAACCTCGGCATCTTCGGCGCGAAGCCGGTGCTGGAGATCGATGACGACGAGTGGCGACGGTACTTCGAGGTGAACGTGCTGTCGGCGGTTCGGCTGATCCGGCACTATCTGCCGGGGATGATGGAGCGTGGGTTCGGGCGGGTGATGAACATCGCGAGTGACTCGGCGGTGGTGACGCCGCTCGAGATGGTCCACTACGGCGTGACGAAGACCGCGCTGCTCGCGGTGACGCGGGGATTCGCGAAAGCGGCGGCCGGCACCGGTGTGACGGTGAACTCGGTGATGGCGGGCCCGACGCACACTCCCGGCGTGGAGGAGTTCGTCGGCGAACTGGTCGGGGACGATCTGCCCTGGGACGAGGCACAGCGTCAGTTCATGAAGGAGCACCGGCCGTACTCGCTGATCCAGCGCCTGATCGAGCCGCCGGAGATCGGCAACATGGTCGTCTACCTGAGCTCCGGCCTGGCCTCGGCCACCACCGGTGGCGCCATTCGCGTCGACGGGGGCTACATCGACTCGATTCTCCCGTAG
- a CDS encoding PQQ-dependent sugar dehydrogenase — protein sequence MGLTKFFLPAVLIAGLLPATTASPAAAAPVRYQAESATISQGLVESNHAGFTGTGFVNADNVVGSYVQWSVPASAAGQATLTFRFANGTTANRSGDITVNGALVSDELAFNGTGAWTTWQDRVITVNLAAGTNTIRATSTTAAGLPNLDALDVDTAPAPVRGTPQTPTDVTTGLALPWATSFLPDGQSALLTERNSFRVSRVTLNGTRTTVGTVPNSVTTNGEGGLMGVAVSPTWNGTSDQAVYFFHTSNDGGQTQNRIVRMNFNGTALSNRTVIVSGIRSNTFHNGGQLKFGPDGYLYAGTGDAQDTSTSQNNNSLNGKILRFTTSGAAAPGNPFGTLVFSKGHRNPQGLAWDSAGRMWSAELGDTQVDELNLIISGHNYGWPTCQGNCSTPGMDNPKRTWTTAEASPSSLAIVNDTAYVAALRGQRLWRVELNGTSAGATQAYFTNTYGRLRSIVKVPGANTIWISTSNTTNDRLLRSEIR from the coding sequence ATGGGACTCACGAAGTTCTTCCTGCCCGCCGTCCTGATCGCGGGTCTGCTTCCCGCGACCACGGCCTCCCCCGCCGCGGCGGCCCCGGTCCGCTACCAGGCAGAGTCGGCCACCATCTCCCAAGGCCTGGTCGAGTCCAACCACGCGGGCTTCACCGGCACCGGCTTCGTCAACGCCGACAACGTGGTCGGCAGCTACGTCCAGTGGAGCGTCCCCGCCTCGGCAGCCGGTCAGGCCACCCTCACGTTCCGGTTCGCGAACGGTACGACGGCCAACCGGTCCGGTGACATCACCGTCAACGGCGCCCTGGTCTCCGACGAACTCGCCTTCAACGGCACCGGTGCCTGGACCACCTGGCAGGACCGTGTCATCACGGTGAACCTCGCCGCCGGCACCAACACGATCCGGGCCACCTCCACCACCGCCGCCGGCCTGCCCAACCTGGACGCCCTGGACGTGGACACCGCGCCCGCCCCGGTCCGCGGTACGCCGCAGACCCCGACGGACGTCACCACCGGCCTCGCGTTGCCCTGGGCAACTTCTTTCCTGCCCGACGGACAGTCCGCCCTGCTGACCGAGCGGAACAGCTTCCGGGTCTCCCGGGTCACCCTGAACGGCACCCGGACCACGGTCGGTACGGTCCCGAACAGCGTCACCACCAACGGTGAGGGCGGCCTGATGGGCGTCGCGGTGTCACCGACCTGGAACGGCACCAGCGACCAGGCCGTCTACTTCTTCCATACCTCCAACGACGGCGGCCAGACCCAGAACCGGATCGTCCGGATGAACTTCAACGGCACCGCGCTGTCGAACCGGACCGTCATCGTCTCGGGCATCCGCAGCAACACCTTCCACAACGGCGGCCAGCTCAAGTTCGGCCCCGACGGCTACCTGTACGCCGGAACCGGTGACGCCCAGGACACCTCCACCTCGCAGAACAACAACTCGCTCAACGGCAAGATCCTCCGCTTCACCACCAGCGGCGCGGCCGCTCCGGGCAACCCGTTCGGCACGCTGGTCTTCTCCAAGGGCCACCGCAACCCGCAGGGTCTCGCGTGGGACTCGGCCGGGCGGATGTGGTCGGCCGAGCTCGGTGACACCCAGGTGGACGAGCTGAACCTGATCATCAGCGGCCACAACTACGGCTGGCCGACCTGCCAGGGCAACTGCAGCACGCCTGGCATGGACAACCCGAAGCGCACCTGGACGACGGCCGAAGCCTCGCCGAGCAGCCTGGCCATCGTCAACGACACCGCGTACGTCGCGGCCCTGCGTGGCCAGCGGCTGTGGCGCGTGGAGCTCAACGGCACCAGCGCCGGCGCGACCCAGGCCTACTTCACCAACACCTACGGAAGGCTCCGCTCGATCGTCAAGGTCCCCGGCGCCAACACCATCTGGATCAGCACCTCCAACACCACCAACGACCGGCTGCTGCGGTCCGAGATCCGCTGA
- a CDS encoding cellulase family glycosylhydrolase, with protein sequence MIRPRWFALVPGVALAATALVTTSASTSTAAPVRYESESAAISQGLVESNHAGFTGSGFVNFDNVAGSSVEYTVTAPAAGQYALTFRYANGTTVNRPVDVTVNNALAADDLGFQGTGAWTAYQTVTTTATLVAGTNKIKTTAVTANGGPNADSLTVDAVQGPGPGATPVSINGQLKVCGVKLCNQYNKPIQLRGMSTHGIQWYANCVKTASLDALATDWNADILRIAMYIQEGGYETNPRKFTDLVHGYIEEATKRGMYALVDWHQLTPGDPNANLANAKTFFTEIAERHKDKKNIIYDIANEPNNVSWAAIKSYAEQMIPVIRAKDSDAVVFVGTHGWGSLGISDGRTEADVINNPINATNFMYTFHFYAASHKTEYFNALSRAADKIPLFITEFGTQTASGDGTNDFTNSQKYLDFLAAKKIGWTNWNFSDDFRSGAVFKEGTCAGNNFTGTSVLKPAGVWIRDRIRTPDDFPTS encoded by the coding sequence ATGATCCGCCCCCGTTGGTTCGCCCTGGTTCCGGGCGTCGCGCTCGCCGCGACCGCCCTGGTCACCACCAGCGCCAGTACCAGTACCGCCGCCCCGGTTCGCTACGAGTCCGAATCGGCCGCCATCTCCCAAGGACTCGTCGAGTCGAACCACGCCGGCTTCACCGGCTCCGGGTTCGTCAACTTCGACAACGTCGCCGGCAGTTCGGTGGAGTACACCGTGACCGCCCCGGCCGCCGGTCAGTACGCACTGACCTTCCGCTACGCCAACGGAACGACGGTCAACCGCCCGGTCGACGTCACCGTGAACAACGCTCTCGCCGCCGACGACCTGGGCTTCCAGGGCACCGGCGCGTGGACGGCGTACCAGACCGTCACCACCACCGCGACCCTCGTGGCCGGCACCAACAAGATCAAGACCACCGCGGTCACCGCGAACGGCGGCCCGAACGCCGACTCGCTGACCGTGGACGCCGTCCAGGGCCCCGGCCCCGGCGCCACCCCGGTCTCGATCAACGGCCAACTGAAGGTCTGCGGCGTCAAGCTGTGCAACCAGTACAACAAGCCGATCCAGCTGCGCGGGATGAGCACGCACGGCATCCAGTGGTACGCCAACTGCGTCAAGACCGCTTCGCTGGACGCGCTCGCCACCGACTGGAACGCCGACATCCTGCGGATCGCGATGTACATCCAGGAGGGTGGCTACGAGACCAACCCGCGCAAGTTCACCGACCTGGTGCACGGCTACATCGAGGAGGCCACCAAGCGCGGGATGTACGCGCTGGTCGACTGGCACCAGCTCACTCCCGGTGACCCGAACGCGAACCTGGCCAACGCGAAGACGTTCTTCACCGAGATCGCCGAGCGGCACAAGGACAAGAAGAACATCATCTACGACATCGCCAACGAGCCGAACAACGTCTCCTGGGCCGCGATCAAGTCGTACGCCGAGCAGATGATCCCGGTGATCCGGGCCAAGGACTCCGACGCCGTCGTCTTCGTCGGCACCCACGGCTGGGGCTCGCTCGGCATCTCCGACGGCCGGACCGAGGCCGACGTGATCAACAACCCGATCAACGCCACCAACTTCATGTACACGTTCCACTTCTACGCCGCGTCGCACAAGACGGAGTACTTCAACGCCCTGTCCCGCGCCGCCGACAAGATTCCGCTGTTCATCACCGAGTTCGGCACCCAGACCGCCAGCGGTGACGGCACCAACGACTTCACCAACTCGCAGAAGTACCTGGACTTCCTGGCCGCCAAGAAGATCGGCTGGACCAACTGGAACTTCTCCGACGACTTCCGCTCCGGCGCGGTCTTCAAGGAAGGCACCTGCGCCGGGAACAACTTCACCGGTACGTCGGTCCTGAAGCCGGCCGGAGTCTGGATCCGCGACCGGATCCGCACCCCGGACGACTTCCCGACCAGCTAG
- a CDS encoding Tad domain-containing protein yields the protein MTVLIIGFTAVVLMMIVVVTDISKVFLVRRDLDATADGAVLAAANGLAAIYTQPNTKENAQLDPDEARRLTAEYLDSVDASNRFGGLDWSADVAGTTVTVTLSSTVELPFEPPGWQGAVDVEADASAIVPVR from the coding sequence ATGACGGTGCTCATCATCGGCTTCACCGCGGTGGTGTTGATGATGATCGTGGTGGTGACCGACATCTCGAAGGTGTTCCTGGTCCGGCGGGATCTCGATGCGACTGCCGATGGTGCGGTGCTGGCCGCGGCCAACGGGCTGGCGGCGATCTACACCCAGCCCAACACCAAGGAGAACGCGCAACTCGATCCTGACGAGGCGCGCCGGCTGACGGCGGAGTATCTGGACTCCGTTGACGCAAGCAACCGTTTCGGCGGGCTCGACTGGTCGGCCGACGTTGCGGGTACGACGGTGACGGTGACCTTGAGCTCCACGGTCGAGCTTCCGTTCGAGCCGCCCGGGTGGCAGGGAGCGGTCGACGTCGAGGCCGACGCGTCGGCGATCGTCCCGGTTCGCTGA
- a CDS encoding pentapeptide repeat-containing protein, whose protein sequence is MLRADLRADCGSCFGLCCVALTFAKSADFAIDKAAGEPCPNLDEGFRCGIHQKLRTSGFQGCTVYDCFGAGQKISRAAGKSWREQPGRQMFEALPIMRQLHELLWYLAEALELEQTSAIHPQLRAASDRIEKLTGQPDITSVDLPGERAKVNELLLRTSALVRGKQSRNKERRGADLFGAKLRGADLSAANLRGAYLIAADLRGSDLRRADLIGADLRDARLEGADLTGALFLTQSQVNAARGDAKTKLPSSVTRPPHWAAGSK, encoded by the coding sequence GTGCTGAGAGCCGATCTCAGAGCGGACTGCGGCAGCTGCTTCGGCCTGTGCTGCGTCGCCCTGACCTTCGCGAAGTCGGCCGACTTCGCGATCGACAAGGCCGCGGGCGAGCCCTGCCCGAACCTGGACGAAGGCTTCCGCTGCGGCATCCACCAGAAGCTCCGGACCAGCGGCTTCCAGGGCTGCACGGTCTACGACTGTTTCGGTGCCGGCCAGAAGATCTCCCGAGCGGCGGGCAAGAGTTGGCGGGAGCAGCCCGGCCGGCAGATGTTCGAGGCGCTGCCGATCATGCGGCAGCTGCACGAGCTGCTCTGGTACCTCGCCGAAGCGTTGGAGCTCGAGCAGACCAGCGCCATCCATCCGCAGTTGCGGGCGGCGAGCGACCGGATCGAGAAGCTGACCGGCCAGCCGGACATCACCTCCGTCGACCTGCCCGGCGAGCGAGCCAAGGTGAACGAGCTGCTGCTGCGAACCAGCGCATTGGTCCGCGGCAAGCAGAGCAGGAACAAGGAACGCCGCGGAGCTGACCTTTTCGGGGCCAAACTCCGCGGCGCGGACCTCAGTGCCGCGAATCTTCGGGGCGCTTACCTGATCGCCGCAGACCTCCGCGGCTCCGACCTGCGGCGAGCGGATCTGATCGGTGCCGACCTTCGTGACGCCCGGCTGGAAGGGGCCGACCTCACCGGCGCGCTCTTCCTGACCCAGTCGCAGGTCAACGCGGCCCGAGGTGACGCCAAGACCAAGCTCCCTTCGTCGGTCACGCGTCCTCCGCACTGGGCGGCCGGCTCCAAATAG
- a CDS encoding TadE family protein, translating into MVDFVMVSMLVVPVFLGVLQVGLFLYVRNTITAAASEGAHYAALLNRGPGDGEARTRELVTGVVRNELIDSVEAQETDVEGQPGVLVVVKAHMPPLGLWGPGIDFTVEGHAVKETGE; encoded by the coding sequence GTGGTGGACTTCGTGATGGTGTCGATGCTGGTCGTGCCGGTGTTTCTCGGAGTGCTGCAGGTGGGGTTGTTTCTCTACGTGCGAAACACGATCACGGCGGCGGCCTCGGAGGGCGCCCACTACGCGGCGCTGCTGAACCGTGGGCCCGGGGATGGTGAGGCGCGTACGCGGGAGTTGGTGACCGGGGTGGTGCGCAACGAGTTGATCGACTCGGTTGAGGCGCAGGAAACCGATGTGGAGGGGCAACCCGGAGTACTGGTCGTGGTGAAGGCGCATATGCCGCCGCTGGGTCTGTGGGGTCCGGGAATCGACTTCACCGTAGAGGGTCACGCGGTCAAGGAGACGGGCGAATGA
- the prfB gene encoding peptide chain release factor 2 has product MAGPDFDADLKQLDATLTSIEKVLDLEGMRREIADLGEQVAAPDLWNDQANAQKVTSKLSRLEADLDRVTTLRGRIDDLDIMVEMGREENDADTLAEAEKEIGSLAKAVQSLEVRTLLSGEYDVREALVTIRSGAGGVDAADFAEMLQRMYLRWAERHGYGTEVYDTSYAEEAGLKSTTFGIKAPYAYGTLSIETGTHRLVRISPFDNQGRRQTSFAAVEVVPVLEQTDEIEIPDEELRIDVYRSSGPGGQSVNTTDSAVRLTHIPTGTVVSCQNEKSQLQNKASAMVILKAKLLALKKAEERAEIDSLRGDVQGSWGDQMRSYVLHPYQMVKDLRTLYESGNTSGVFDGEIDEFIEAGIRWRRTGQTAAEQN; this is encoded by the coding sequence GTGGCTGGACCTGATTTCGACGCTGACCTGAAGCAACTCGACGCGACCCTGACCTCGATCGAGAAAGTTCTCGATCTGGAGGGCATGCGCCGAGAGATTGCCGACCTCGGAGAGCAGGTCGCGGCACCCGACCTGTGGAACGACCAGGCGAACGCCCAGAAGGTGACCTCGAAGCTGTCGCGGCTGGAGGCCGACCTCGACCGGGTCACCACCCTGCGCGGCCGGATCGACGACCTGGACATCATGGTCGAGATGGGCCGCGAGGAGAACGACGCGGACACCCTGGCAGAGGCGGAGAAGGAGATCGGCTCGCTGGCCAAGGCGGTCCAGTCCCTCGAGGTCCGCACCCTGCTGTCCGGCGAGTACGACGTACGCGAGGCGCTCGTCACGATCCGCTCCGGCGCGGGGGGCGTCGACGCCGCCGACTTCGCCGAGATGCTGCAGCGGATGTACCTGCGCTGGGCCGAGCGGCACGGCTACGGCACGGAGGTCTACGACACGTCGTACGCCGAAGAGGCCGGGCTCAAGTCGACCACGTTCGGCATCAAGGCGCCGTACGCGTACGGCACGCTGAGCATCGAGACCGGTACCCACCGGCTGGTCCGGATCTCGCCGTTCGACAACCAGGGCCGCCGGCAGACCTCGTTCGCCGCCGTCGAGGTGGTCCCGGTGCTGGAGCAGACCGACGAGATCGAGATCCCGGACGAGGAACTGCGGATCGACGTCTACCGGTCGTCCGGTCCGGGTGGTCAGAGCGTCAACACCACCGACTCGGCGGTCCGGCTGACCCACATTCCGACCGGCACCGTGGTCTCCTGCCAGAACGAGAAGTCGCAGCTGCAGAACAAGGCCTCCGCGATGGTGATCCTGAAGGCCAAGCTGCTGGCACTGAAGAAGGCCGAGGAGCGGGCCGAGATCGACTCGCTGCGTGGCGACGTGCAGGGCTCGTGGGGCGACCAGATGCGCTCCTACGTCCTGCACCCGTACCAGATGGTCAAGGACCTCCGGACCCTGTACGAGTCCGGGAACACCAGTGGTGTCTTCGACGGCGAGATCGACGAGTTCATCGAGGCCGGCATCCGCTGGCGCCGGACCGGCCAGACCGCCGCCGAGCAGAACTGA